Below is a genomic region from Erigeron canadensis isolate Cc75 chromosome 7, C_canadensis_v1, whole genome shotgun sequence.
GACGTCAAGACGGTATTGAGAGTTACATAACTATTTTTTAGCTTTATTCTATCAGGCGATTTTGCTGAATACGACCAGTTTGAGCTCGAAAATAgttgatacttttttttttcaaatgaataaaCATTGAGCTTGAGTTCAAACAATAATGCAATATTCGATTTCCGGCTCCATCTTGAAAACGGTTATATAACATTATTCGGGCTCTAGCTGAGcccaaatttttctttattcgATTCTTGTACACCCTTAATTCGGGTTCAATCCCAACAAAGTCAAGGAGCAACCCGATCAGAAGAATTCCCTGGTGAACCTGGATTATATGGTTGAGCCACCTTCTGAGTGGGGGGCATGGGGCCGCTACAAGGGTTGATTTGAGTCTCACGTGATGGACGTGCAGTGTCTGACATGGGCTAATTGGTATTGCTGGAAAGTTACCTTTTGAGAGCAAATCGATAGCTCTAAACATGTAAGCTCTCACCCGAAGTTTGAGAAACCCTGAGTTTCAAACTTGATCTAACTACAGAAAAGACAGAGTATGGTAACTATGCGTTCTTTTAGACTATTTGCAAGTCTAGCTGCTTATAATCACAAGTTCATAACATTCAATTCATGTGAAAGGTTAGAATGTAGTCCATAACCTATAGGCTATTCAAACTTTCACATTTAGTTTTACGTGAATTCTGGATCTTTGAAGCTACTCGTGTATAAACTGATGCTTTTAAAGACATAATCTCTTATCTTCAGAAACTTAATAGGAAGCTTGTACATACAACAATTGGGCTGGCATTCATGTTATGCTGGCCTCTCTTCAGGTAATTCTATATGATCAAGACGTGACAATATTGACATTAACGGATGACGATCAAGCTACTTATAATCTTTTGCAGCTCAGGCCATCAAGGAGCAGTTATGGCAGCTCTTATTCCTGCTATCAACATCGTAAAAGTGCTTCTTATAGGACTTGGAATATGGAAAGATGAAGCGGCTGTGAAATCTATGAGCAGAGATGGAGACTATAGGTTCATTTAATTTGCTCGTCATATACATGCAGTTATTTCAATCATGTTTTATTCCTCCGTTATCAAATGATATAATTTATGATCTGATTATATCTACCTTGTTTGTTTCTGCATCAGAGAACTTATTAAGGGACCGTTGTACTATGCTTCTACAATCGCTTTGTCGTCCTTAATCTATTGGAGAACATCTCCCATCGCAATCGCTGCAATTTGCAATCTTTGTGCTGGAGATGGTACTCATCTCTTTTGTAATCTTAAGAtgccaattatatatattatgctcTGACATAAGTTTTTGCTCTAGGTATGGCTGATATTATAGGAAGGCGATTTGGAACAAGAAAGATCCCTTATAACAAGGACAAATCTTTTGCAGGGAGTATAGCTATGGCAGCTGCTGGTTTCATTGTGTCTCTCGGGTAATCTTTAGGGTAATCTTTATGCAAATAGTTTTGGACCTAATGGCTTCTTAGTTATCAGGTAATCATGCTAGAATTTGCATTGCAAACTAATACGGAGTAAATGTTTTTACAGAAATATAGAAACAAATTATGCTTACAAAGAAACGGAAGATTTAGGCAAAATATTGAGAAGTATATCCAAAACATCATCATACTTGGCACTTCGTGTAATGAAAGCACCTATTCGTGCAGATAACATATTTCTTGAGTTTTGTCAGTAATAATAATCTGCTTCTAGAAAACTTAAGTACATTGGGTTGAATAGTCTTTTTTGGCCATCTCATTTTATGATTGGACCCATATGATAGTCTATTAAATATCATGAAAATACAGACGCTATACAAAATCGACCTGACATTTGAGATGCGACTGCCTCTCTAAAAAGACTTGTTCTGGATGTTTAACTTAAGCAAGCGTACTAAACCATCTCACATAAACCCCTGTATGACTGTATATGATTTATCAAAAGTATggatataattttatattgttaCATGTTTTAATCATCGAAGTACCATTGATGCCTTAGAAACTCAATAGTAATTTCCTGAAAGAATGGAAGTCTATTATTTTAAGCATTGATAAGTTCTGATAGAATATTGCTCACAGGTACATGCATTATTTCTCCATGTTTGGCTATTTAGAAGAAAGTTGGCAAATGATCTTCGGCTTTTTGGTTATCTCGATTGCCAGTGCATTGGTTGAATCCCATCCTATAAGCACTACGTTTGATGACAACCTCATGGTTCCGCTTACATCCGTCTTGGTGGGAACTTTAGTTTTCTgataaaatgatatatgtaCAATTTCAAATGAGTTGTCATGTGCAAtgaaaaaaccctttttatcaTTAGTTGATCTTAAATCTAGTTTAATTAGCATTCGTATTTTGATTCCCCTCTCTGTATGTGTAGGGTTTTTGGAAGTCAAGATTTTTTTAAGTTCCTGCTTCTCAACTAggttttgactttgactttttaatatttGGCAGTCAAACTTCAAACATTGTGGTAAAAGGTGCAAAATGAATGAGTGTTAATAGTTACAGTTCTAAAAGTAAATTCACATACATTTGATGTTCCAGTAAACTTAATAGTTGCATAAGATTAATTGAGAATAAGAATCATGTATACAAAAAAATTGTAGATCAATTCTCCTAAATAAATATTGGTACCTCATAAAAGTTACAACCATGGGATATGAAGAACAAATGAATTGGTAATCTGTCTGTTCTATCTGTCTGTGTGACTCTGAGTGTTAAGTGTGTGAAAATCATGGTATGTTTTCATGCTTCTAGTTCCTTCATTACGCGTTGCCTAAATTCGGTCAGCTGGTGAAGAATTTCTGCTACTTCTTCTTAGCCTCATCAGCCGAGGGGCAAGAACGAGGAAGAAAAGAAAGCAGGAGAAAACAGTAATGACAACAGCTGCCATGATCTTGCCATCGATACCATAACGTCGGTTATGTAAACGATGTGTAGGAAGATATGGAGCCATTGCAGGTGGTTGCAACACTTCATCTGTATTACCCATTTtctttgtttagatatttttgCATACATTGTATGTTTCTATTTTATCTCTTGATAAAATAATTGGTGGTGACTATTGGTATGGCACTTTAGTTGTcattttgttctttttgtttgtttgtttgtttgtttttcttctggtttttgtgtgtatatgtCTGTTTGTTGGAATATTCAATTGGGGAATGTGGATGGGAACAAAATGTCTCTTTGCTAGTAGTAGAAAATGTTGGATTGCTCTAATGCTAAAAGACAGACATTTGAGTATCAATTTGAATTGCAATTTGCAAGGTGATGGTGCTAGAATGTGGACCCTAACAAAATGGCTTATAGATTTGATCAATTTAGATCTGTCTATGGTGCTAGAATATGAACCCTAACAAAATTGGGGATtggagtttttttctttctaataacTACCGACGGTCTCTCATCAGTTTTGTCACATTATTCGTATGTTTCTCAAAAAAACTTTGACAAATCTTTTTAAAGCTGTGATTCACCAATTTAATTTCTCAAATCAAGTTATGAAAACGTAATATAGCTTGAAAAACTAAGAGGGTGTTTGAGATtgcgttataaagtgattatctgattattacgtttgtaaaatgcaaataatctaaaaaggtgtttgtatgaaaaagtgattattggctatgaaaacgcagttttaaaaacgtataatctattttgaacagattttgttttataatcgcaataccaaacacccctaagaTGTCAGCCGATGTATGTTATATACGTAAAAATTTGAATGAAATATTATGGTGAATGATAACTTCGGTTTGTTAAATTATagcttatatataaaatatatatataaactagacGGATTCCCGCGCGATACGTCGGTGATGGTGATAGCGACGAAGGTGTGGCGACGGCGATGtgcagcggtgatggtggtggtgaatgtaaattaatcgATGTAAGAGAGGTTAATATGGTTCATTAAGTGTTAGATGATCTatgttataatttatttcattatggatattataggtaaataagtaaagatttttaaattagCGAATAAAGAAGACGGTTAATACggtcattttaaaattttaattacttaaaagcGGAGAAGATAGTTTgctttatgaaaaatgatattcgtaccattaaACTTGATTAATTTACCGCATTGTACAAGTATTACAATACACTATACAAACAGTTAATGCATAattgtggtaaattaatcaacttaggTGGTACTAATATTACTTCATTtgctttataaagtagtatagatttataaaaaaaaaaagggatgcATATCAACAAATTGGATGCATCAATTTACATTTTCGGTGACTAACCTTTATAGAATTGGTATTAACTGGTTGGACTCAATATGTTAATATTACGATCAGTATGGTATAATATAATAGCGTTAAATATACGTTAATACGATAATACTTACAAATGTATTGAAGCTATTATTTACTTCCAATCAAAATCTTACTATCATAAAAAGTTTTATGAACGTGGAAGTGGTAAATATGTGCATCATCAAGTCAAAACAGTTTAGCATATAAATAAGGGATTAGTTCTCTCGAATGTAAGAAATTTTAAACGagtgtctatagtaggaaataactaaagctgtgtgtattgtatgtaaacaactttgaaataatgtttattgtatgcaagaatttcgtttcaaccaattacaatctgacaagtggcacctgtatatggttgccacgtatgttttcttacatacaataaacattttttcaagttgcttacatacaatacacataactttagttttttcctactatagacattcggtcaaagatagttacattccaggaaactaattcctataaataaaataaaaaaattgtatggatGGTGCCATGGTGGTAAACATGTGCATCATCATGTTAAAAGAGTTTAGAACAATGTTTACATGTCACAGGCCGGCCCAATAAGCTTAGTGGGCTAGACAGTAACCTAAAGTTGggcaaaaaaaaatggttccAAAAAAACTGGTTCGGATTATCTATGAAGCGATTGGAACCGGTTACTGAGAAACCGGCTCCGGTTCCTGAGGAAGCGACAGATAGGAACCGGTTCCACTTTCAGATCCAAAATTCCAGTTTCAATCGGTTCCAAACCGGTTCTTGgacaaaaaaaaccaaaaaaaaagtcaaactttgaCCAAGAACCGGTTCTTCATCACGTTAACTAAAACCGGTTCTGGTTCCAATCTTTTGCCCAACTCTACCTAAAGCT
It encodes:
- the LOC122608516 gene encoding probable phytol kinase 3, chloroplastic isoform X2 codes for the protein MIPTICSAHIFSPSYFRDPRFRPCFSATHFGLVSYTNNNLNYNNHNFRSSYYNISVGKLNNVEGRRKMTSAVAAGGPMFFSGNLLAGDIFAMVFSGCFALSILRGYEETAKRGIFNQKLNRKLVHTTIGLAFMLCWPLFSSGHQGAVMAALIPAINIVKVLLIGLGIWKDEAAVKSMSRDGDYRELIKGPLYYASTIALSSLIYWRTSPIAIAAICNLCAGDGMADIIGRRFGTRKIPYNKDKSFAGSIAMAAAGFIVSLG
- the LOC122608516 gene encoding probable phytol kinase 2, chloroplastic isoform X1; translation: MIPTICSAHIFSPSYFRDPRFRPCFSATHFGLVSYTNNNLNYNNHNFRSSYYNISVGKLNNVEGRRKMTSAVAAGGPMFFSGNLLAGDIFAMVFSGCFALSILRGYEETAKRGIFNQKLNRKLVHTTIGLAFMLCWPLFSSGHQGAVMAALIPAINIVKVLLIGLGIWKDEAAVKSMSRDGDYRELIKGPLYYASTIALSSLIYWRTSPIAIAAICNLCAGDGMADIIGRRFGTRKIPYNKDKSFAGSIAMAAAGFIVSLGYMHYFSMFGYLEESWQMIFGFLVISIASALVESHPISTTFDDNLMVPLTSVLVGTLVF